One Oncorhynchus kisutch isolate 150728-3 unplaced genomic scaffold, Okis_V2 scaffold741, whole genome shotgun sequence genomic region harbors:
- the LOC109880253 gene encoding neuronal cell adhesion molecule isoform X3 → MYNYTNNLFVDSPSGERRPSFMAPLGQSSTQMALRGGVLELECIAEGLPTPEVSWYKESGDLPSSRMSFHNFQKTLKIADVMEADAGDYRCTAKNSLGSAHHTIKVNVKAAPFWISAPRNLILAPEETGILTCRVSGDPKPQIAWSVNGVPIKDSPKDTSRKVEDDTVILSDVQTGSSAVYQCNASNEFGYLLANAFVNVLAEAPRVLTPPNNVYQVITNNPAFLDCASFGSPIPAITWFKDSQTSILNRDPYVIHNNGTLEINVAQSLNSGKYTCIASNNLGTRENHVYLEVKEPTRILAQPEYMVVQRNRKAVFECKVKHDPTLIPTMNWLKDNGELPDDERFLVDTDSLTINEVTEEDEGTYTCVMNTTLDQDSASAMLTVVEATPTPAIVYEEPDPPTDLELTDQRERSVQLTWIPGDEHNSPTQKFLVQYEDLLHQAGVWHNLTEEEGTKTTAHLDLSPYAYYSFRVLAVNHVGYSQPSRPSRQYRTNPAAPDVNPTDVHGVGTEHNNLVISWKELTGLQSNGPGLQYKVNWRQKDVEEDWLSETVANTSKYVVSGTPTFVPYEVKVQAVNDYGNGPAPEAVVGYSGEDVPMSAPESVQVLVQNGTLAEVHWEPVLTSMVRGRLQGYKVSYWRERSLHQAEAQQEEQQVLLFSGNRTDGRLPGLKPYSLYTLNIRVVNGKGEGPPSPNHNFETPEGVPGPPSFLRIKNTDMDSLTLEWGPPQDNNGRLTGYTLKYQPVNSSNELGPVEEMMFPANETTVILADLKYSTRYKFYFNAKTIKGSGPTITEEAVTIMDEAFIQQPIVDVFKGYTEPHLPISPITQSLRPPFHKVRPIGPAFTNVNSSVVGEEGAVISWEYFGPDKNVYVEYIVENSKEDWTKECVNGSSGSQTHLIKGLKPGTSYRVRLVVKDHSEATIHSTEELVITLPEAMKSDQVDLATQGWFIGLMCAIALLILVLLIICFIKRNKGGKYPVKEKEDAHQDPEIQPMKDDDGTFGEYSDTEDHKPLKGSRTPSNGTVKRDDSDDSLVDYGEGGDGQFNEDGSFIGQYSGKKEKDTHEGNESSEAPSPVNAMNSFV, encoded by the exons ACAGTCCATCGGGGGAGCGGCGACCCAGCTTCATGGCTCCTCTGGGGCAGAGCAGCACCCAGATGGCCCTGAGGGGAGGGGTTCTGGAGCTAGAGTGTATCGCTGAAGGACT TCCGACTCCGGAGGTGTCCTGGTATAAGGAGAGTGGCGATCTTCCTAGCAGCCGGATGTCCTTCCACAACTTCCAGAAGACGTTGAAGATCGCAGATGTGATGGAGGCGGACGCCGGGGACTACCGCTGCACGGCCAAGAACAGCCTAGGCTCCGCCCATCACACCATCAAAGTCAACGTCAAAG CGGCTCCGTTCTGGATCAGTGCCCCCAGGAACCTGATCCTGGCCCCGGAGGAGACGGGCATCCTCACCTGCAGGGTCAGTGGAGACCCCAAGCCCCAAATCGCCTGGTCCGTCAACGGAGTCCCCATCAAAG ACTCTCCAAAGGACACGAGTCGGAAGGTGGAGGACGACACAGTGATTCTGAGCGACGTCCAGACCGGCTCCAGCGCTGTCTACCAGTGCAACGCCTCCAATGAGTTTGGCTACCTGCTGGCTAATGCTTTTGTCAATGTGCTCG CCGAAGCACCAAGGGTGTTGACTCCCCCCAACAATGTGTACCAGGTCATCACCAACAATCCTGCCTTCCTGGACTGTGCCTCGTTCGGCTCGCCCATACCAGCCATCACATG GTTTAAGGACAGCCAGACCAGTATCCTGAATAGAGACCCATATGTGATCCATAATAACGGTACCTTAGAGATCAACGTAGCCCAGTCCCTGAACAGTGGCAAATACACCTGTATAGCCTCCAACAACCTGGGAACCAGGGAGAACCATGTCTACTtggaggtcaaag AGCCGACGAGGATCCTGGCCCAGCCAGAGTACATGGTGGTCCAGAGGAACAGGAAGGCCGTGTTTGAGTGTAAAGTTAAACACGACCCCACCCTCATCCCCACCATGAACTGGCTCAAAGACAACGGAGAGCTGCCTGACGACGAGAG GTTCTTGGTGGACACTGACAGTCTGACCATCAACGAAGTGACAGAGGAGGACGAGGGAACCTACACCTGTGTCATGAACACCACCCTGGACCAGGACTCAGCTAGCGCCATGCTCACCGTCGTTG AGGCTACTCCAACTCCTGCTATTGTCTACG AGGAACCAGACCCTCCTACAGACCTGGAGctgactgaccagagagagaggagcgtcCAGCTCACCTGGATACCTGGAGACGAACACAACAGCCCTACACAGa AGTTCCTAGTCCAGTATGAGGACCTGCTCCACCAGGCTGGGGTGTGGCACAACCTGACAGAGGAGGAGGGCACCAAGACCACAGCCCACCTGGACCTGTCCCCCTACGCCTACTACTCCTTCAGGGTTCTGGCCGTGAACCATGTGGGCTACAGCCAGCCCAGCCggccctccagacagtacaggaCCAACCCTGCAG CTCCAGATGTGAATCCAACAGATGTCCATGGTGTTGGAACTGAACATAATAACTTAGTAATCTCATGGAAG GAGCTGACAGGCCTCCAGTCCAATGGACCAGGACTACAGTACAAGGTGAACTGGAGACAGAAGGATGTGGAGGAGGACTGGTTGTCTGAGACCGTGGCTAACACCTCCAAGTATGTGGTGTCAGGCACGCCCACTTTCGTACCATACGAGGTCAAAGTTCAGGCGGTGAACGACTACGGAAACGGACCAGCGCCTGAGGCGGTGGTGGGGTACTCTGGAGAGGACG TGCCCATGTCAGCCCCAGAGAGTGTCCAGGTGCTGGTTCAGAACGGGACGCTAGCAGAGGTTCACTGGGAGCCTGTCCTCACCTCCATGGTCAGGGGACGACTCCAGGGCTACAAG GTGTCCTACTGGCGTGAGCGTAGCCTCCACCAGGCAGAGGctcagcaggaggagcagcaggtGTTGCTCTTCAGTGGGAACAGGACTGACGGCAGACTACCAGGCCTCAAACCCTACAGCCTCTATACACTGAACATCAGGGTGGTCAACGGCAAGGGAGAGGGGCCCCCCAGCCCCAACCACAACTTTGAGACCCCAGAGGGAG TCCCTGGTCCACCTTCCTTCTTGCGTATAAAGAACACCGACATGGACTCTCTGACGCTGGAGTGGGGTCCTCCACAGGACAACAATGGTCGCCTCACCGGCTACACACTCAAATACCAGCCAG tcaacagCTCCAATGAGCTTGGTCCCGTTGAGGAGATGATGTTCCCAGCCAATGAGACCACCGTAATCCTGGCCGACCTCAAGTACAGCACCCGCTATAAATTCTACTTCAACGCTAAGACTATCAAGGGCTCCGGCCCAACCATCACAGAGGAGGCTGTCACTATCATGGATGAAG CCTTTATTCAGCAACCcatagtagatgtgttcaaag GCTACACAGAACCCCATCTTCCAATCTCTCCCATCACTCAGTCTCTGCGCCCCCCGTTTCACAAGG TGCGTCCGATAGGCCCGGCGTTCACCAATGTAAACTCCTCtgtggtgggagaggagggagcagTGATAAGTTGGGAATACTTTGGACCAGATAAGAATGTGTATGTGGAGTATATTGTAGAAAACA GTAAAGAAGACTGGACAAAAGAGTGTGTAAACGGCAGTAGTGGGTCTCAGACCCATCTGATAAAGGGCTTAAAGCCGGGGACGTCCTATAGGGTTCGGCTGGTAGTTAAAGATCACTCTGAGGCTACCATACACAGTACAGAGGAGCTAGTGATAACGCTGCCAG aagcaATGAAAAGCGACCAGGTAGACCTAGCCACTCAGGGTTGGTTCATAGGGCTGATGTGTGCCATCGCTCTCCTCATCCTCGTCCTTCTCATCATCTGCTTCATCAAGAGGAACAAGGGAGGGAAatacccag TGAAAGAAAAAGAGGATGCTCATCAAGACCCAGAGATCCAGCCTATGAAGGATGATGATGGGACGTTTGGAGAGTACAG TGACACGGAGGACCACAAGCCACTGAAGGGCAGCCGGACGCCGTCCAACGGAACGGTGAAGAGGGACGACAGTGATGACAGCCTGGTGGACTACGGCGAGGGAGGGGATGGGCAGTTCAACGAGGATGGATCCTTCATCGGCCAGTACAGCGGCAAGAAGGAGAAAGACACGCATGAGGGCAACGAGAGCTCCGAGGCCCCCTCGCCGGTCAACGCTATGAACTCCTTCGTCTAG
- the LOC109880253 gene encoding neuronal cell adhesion molecule isoform X2, with protein sequence MYNYTNNLFVDSPSGERRPSFMAPLGQSSTQMALRGGVLELECIAEGLPTPEVSWYKESGDLPSSRMSFHNFQKTLKIADVMEADAGDYRCTAKNSLGSAHHTIKVNVKAAPFWISAPRNLILAPEETGILTCRVSGDPKPQIAWSVNGVPIKDSPKDTSRKVEDDTVILSDVQTGSSAVYQCNASNEFGYLLANAFVNVLAEAPRVLTPPNNVYQVITNNPAFLDCASFGSPIPAITWFKDSQTSILNRDPYVIHNNGTLEINVAQSLNSGKYTCIASNNLGTRENHVYLEVKEPTRILAQPEYMVVQRNRKAVFECKVKHDPTLIPTMNWLKDNGELPDDERFLVDTDSLTINEVTEEDEGTYTCVMNTTLDQDSASAMLTVVEATPTPAIVYEEPDPPTDLELTDQRERSVQLTWIPGDEHNSPTQKFLVQYEDLLHQAGVWHNLTEEEGTKTTAHLDLSPYAYYSFRVLAVNHVGYSQPSRPSRQYRTNPAAPDVNPTDVHGVGTEHNNLVISWKELTGLQSNGPGLQYKVNWRQKDVEEDWLSETVANTSKYVVSGTPTFVPYEVKVQAVNDYGNGPAPEAVVGYSGEDVPMSAPESVQVLVQNGTLAEVHWEPVLTSMVRGRLQGYKVSYWRERSLHQAEAQQEEQQVLLFSGNRTDGRLPGLKPYSLYTLNIRVVNGKGEGPPSPNHNFETPEGVPGPPSFLRIKNTDMDSLTLEWGPPQDNNGRLTGYTLKYQPVNSSNELGPVEEMMFPANETTVILADLKYSTRYKFYFNAKTIKGSGPTITEEAVTIMDEAFIQQPIVDVFKGYTEPHLPISPITQSLRPPFHKVRPIGPAFTNVNSSVVGEEGAVISWEYFGPDKNVYVEYIVENSKEDWTKECVNGSSGSQTHLIKGLKPGTSYRVRLVVKDHSEATIHSTEELVITLPAMKSDQVDLATQGWFIGLMCAIALLILVLLIICFIKRNKGGKYPVKEKEDAHQDPEIQPMKDDDGTFGEYRSLESDTEDHKPLKGSRTPSNGTVKRDDSDDSLVDYGEGGDGQFNEDGSFIGQYSGKKEKDTHEGNESSEAPSPVNAMNSFV encoded by the exons ACAGTCCATCGGGGGAGCGGCGACCCAGCTTCATGGCTCCTCTGGGGCAGAGCAGCACCCAGATGGCCCTGAGGGGAGGGGTTCTGGAGCTAGAGTGTATCGCTGAAGGACT TCCGACTCCGGAGGTGTCCTGGTATAAGGAGAGTGGCGATCTTCCTAGCAGCCGGATGTCCTTCCACAACTTCCAGAAGACGTTGAAGATCGCAGATGTGATGGAGGCGGACGCCGGGGACTACCGCTGCACGGCCAAGAACAGCCTAGGCTCCGCCCATCACACCATCAAAGTCAACGTCAAAG CGGCTCCGTTCTGGATCAGTGCCCCCAGGAACCTGATCCTGGCCCCGGAGGAGACGGGCATCCTCACCTGCAGGGTCAGTGGAGACCCCAAGCCCCAAATCGCCTGGTCCGTCAACGGAGTCCCCATCAAAG ACTCTCCAAAGGACACGAGTCGGAAGGTGGAGGACGACACAGTGATTCTGAGCGACGTCCAGACCGGCTCCAGCGCTGTCTACCAGTGCAACGCCTCCAATGAGTTTGGCTACCTGCTGGCTAATGCTTTTGTCAATGTGCTCG CCGAAGCACCAAGGGTGTTGACTCCCCCCAACAATGTGTACCAGGTCATCACCAACAATCCTGCCTTCCTGGACTGTGCCTCGTTCGGCTCGCCCATACCAGCCATCACATG GTTTAAGGACAGCCAGACCAGTATCCTGAATAGAGACCCATATGTGATCCATAATAACGGTACCTTAGAGATCAACGTAGCCCAGTCCCTGAACAGTGGCAAATACACCTGTATAGCCTCCAACAACCTGGGAACCAGGGAGAACCATGTCTACTtggaggtcaaag AGCCGACGAGGATCCTGGCCCAGCCAGAGTACATGGTGGTCCAGAGGAACAGGAAGGCCGTGTTTGAGTGTAAAGTTAAACACGACCCCACCCTCATCCCCACCATGAACTGGCTCAAAGACAACGGAGAGCTGCCTGACGACGAGAG GTTCTTGGTGGACACTGACAGTCTGACCATCAACGAAGTGACAGAGGAGGACGAGGGAACCTACACCTGTGTCATGAACACCACCCTGGACCAGGACTCAGCTAGCGCCATGCTCACCGTCGTTG AGGCTACTCCAACTCCTGCTATTGTCTACG AGGAACCAGACCCTCCTACAGACCTGGAGctgactgaccagagagagaggagcgtcCAGCTCACCTGGATACCTGGAGACGAACACAACAGCCCTACACAGa AGTTCCTAGTCCAGTATGAGGACCTGCTCCACCAGGCTGGGGTGTGGCACAACCTGACAGAGGAGGAGGGCACCAAGACCACAGCCCACCTGGACCTGTCCCCCTACGCCTACTACTCCTTCAGGGTTCTGGCCGTGAACCATGTGGGCTACAGCCAGCCCAGCCggccctccagacagtacaggaCCAACCCTGCAG CTCCAGATGTGAATCCAACAGATGTCCATGGTGTTGGAACTGAACATAATAACTTAGTAATCTCATGGAAG GAGCTGACAGGCCTCCAGTCCAATGGACCAGGACTACAGTACAAGGTGAACTGGAGACAGAAGGATGTGGAGGAGGACTGGTTGTCTGAGACCGTGGCTAACACCTCCAAGTATGTGGTGTCAGGCACGCCCACTTTCGTACCATACGAGGTCAAAGTTCAGGCGGTGAACGACTACGGAAACGGACCAGCGCCTGAGGCGGTGGTGGGGTACTCTGGAGAGGACG TGCCCATGTCAGCCCCAGAGAGTGTCCAGGTGCTGGTTCAGAACGGGACGCTAGCAGAGGTTCACTGGGAGCCTGTCCTCACCTCCATGGTCAGGGGACGACTCCAGGGCTACAAG GTGTCCTACTGGCGTGAGCGTAGCCTCCACCAGGCAGAGGctcagcaggaggagcagcaggtGTTGCTCTTCAGTGGGAACAGGACTGACGGCAGACTACCAGGCCTCAAACCCTACAGCCTCTATACACTGAACATCAGGGTGGTCAACGGCAAGGGAGAGGGGCCCCCCAGCCCCAACCACAACTTTGAGACCCCAGAGGGAG TCCCTGGTCCACCTTCCTTCTTGCGTATAAAGAACACCGACATGGACTCTCTGACGCTGGAGTGGGGTCCTCCACAGGACAACAATGGTCGCCTCACCGGCTACACACTCAAATACCAGCCAG tcaacagCTCCAATGAGCTTGGTCCCGTTGAGGAGATGATGTTCCCAGCCAATGAGACCACCGTAATCCTGGCCGACCTCAAGTACAGCACCCGCTATAAATTCTACTTCAACGCTAAGACTATCAAGGGCTCCGGCCCAACCATCACAGAGGAGGCTGTCACTATCATGGATGAAG CCTTTATTCAGCAACCcatagtagatgtgttcaaag GCTACACAGAACCCCATCTTCCAATCTCTCCCATCACTCAGTCTCTGCGCCCCCCGTTTCACAAGG TGCGTCCGATAGGCCCGGCGTTCACCAATGTAAACTCCTCtgtggtgggagaggagggagcagTGATAAGTTGGGAATACTTTGGACCAGATAAGAATGTGTATGTGGAGTATATTGTAGAAAACA GTAAAGAAGACTGGACAAAAGAGTGTGTAAACGGCAGTAGTGGGTCTCAGACCCATCTGATAAAGGGCTTAAAGCCGGGGACGTCCTATAGGGTTCGGCTGGTAGTTAAAGATCACTCTGAGGCTACCATACACAGTACAGAGGAGCTAGTGATAACGCTGCCAG caATGAAAAGCGACCAGGTAGACCTAGCCACTCAGGGTTGGTTCATAGGGCTGATGTGTGCCATCGCTCTCCTCATCCTCGTCCTTCTCATCATCTGCTTCATCAAGAGGAACAAGGGAGGGAAatacccag TGAAAGAAAAAGAGGATGCTCATCAAGACCCAGAGATCCAGCCTATGAAGGATGATGATGGGACGTTTGGAGAGTACAG GTCCCTGGAAAG TGACACGGAGGACCACAAGCCACTGAAGGGCAGCCGGACGCCGTCCAACGGAACGGTGAAGAGGGACGACAGTGATGACAGCCTGGTGGACTACGGCGAGGGAGGGGATGGGCAGTTCAACGAGGATGGATCCTTCATCGGCCAGTACAGCGGCAAGAAGGAGAAAGACACGCATGAGGGCAACGAGAGCTCCGAGGCCCCCTCGCCGGTCAACGCTATGAACTCCTTCGTCTAG
- the LOC109880253 gene encoding neuronal cell adhesion molecule isoform X4, whose amino-acid sequence MYNYTNNLFVDSPSGERRPSFMAPLGQSSTQMALRGGVLELECIAEGLPTPEVSWYKESGDLPSSRMSFHNFQKTLKIADVMEADAGDYRCTAKNSLGSAHHTIKVNVKAAPFWISAPRNLILAPEETGILTCRVSGDPKPQIAWSVNGVPIKDSPKDTSRKVEDDTVILSDVQTGSSAVYQCNASNEFGYLLANAFVNVLAEAPRVLTPPNNVYQVITNNPAFLDCASFGSPIPAITWFKDSQTSILNRDPYVIHNNGTLEINVAQSLNSGKYTCIASNNLGTRENHVYLEVKEPTRILAQPEYMVVQRNRKAVFECKVKHDPTLIPTMNWLKDNGELPDDERFLVDTDSLTINEVTEEDEGTYTCVMNTTLDQDSASAMLTVVEATPTPAIVYEEPDPPTDLELTDQRERSVQLTWIPGDEHNSPTQKFLVQYEDLLHQAGVWHNLTEEEGTKTTAHLDLSPYAYYSFRVLAVNHVGYSQPSRPSRQYRTNPAAPDVNPTDVHGVGTEHNNLVISWKELTGLQSNGPGLQYKVNWRQKDVEEDWLSETVANTSKYVVSGTPTFVPYEVKVQAVNDYGNGPAPEAVVGYSGEDVPMSAPESVQVLVQNGTLAEVHWEPVLTSMVRGRLQGYKVSYWRERSLHQAEAQQEEQQVLLFSGNRTDGRLPGLKPYSLYTLNIRVVNGKGEGPPSPNHNFETPEGVPGPPSFLRIKNTDMDSLTLEWGPPQDNNGRLTGYTLKYQPVNSSNELGPVEEMMFPANETTVILADLKYSTRYKFYFNAKTIKGSGPTITEEAVTIMDEAFIQQPIVDVFKGYTEPHLPISPITQSLRPPFHKVRPIGPAFTNVNSSVVGEEGAVISWEYFGPDKNVYVEYIVENSKEDWTKECVNGSSGSQTHLIKGLKPGTSYRVRLVVKDHSEATIHSTEELVITLPAMKSDQVDLATQGWFIGLMCAIALLILVLLIICFIKRNKGGKYPVKEKEDAHQDPEIQPMKDDDGTFGEYSDTEDHKPLKGSRTPSNGTVKRDDSDDSLVDYGEGGDGQFNEDGSFIGQYSGKKEKDTHEGNESSEAPSPVNAMNSFV is encoded by the exons ACAGTCCATCGGGGGAGCGGCGACCCAGCTTCATGGCTCCTCTGGGGCAGAGCAGCACCCAGATGGCCCTGAGGGGAGGGGTTCTGGAGCTAGAGTGTATCGCTGAAGGACT TCCGACTCCGGAGGTGTCCTGGTATAAGGAGAGTGGCGATCTTCCTAGCAGCCGGATGTCCTTCCACAACTTCCAGAAGACGTTGAAGATCGCAGATGTGATGGAGGCGGACGCCGGGGACTACCGCTGCACGGCCAAGAACAGCCTAGGCTCCGCCCATCACACCATCAAAGTCAACGTCAAAG CGGCTCCGTTCTGGATCAGTGCCCCCAGGAACCTGATCCTGGCCCCGGAGGAGACGGGCATCCTCACCTGCAGGGTCAGTGGAGACCCCAAGCCCCAAATCGCCTGGTCCGTCAACGGAGTCCCCATCAAAG ACTCTCCAAAGGACACGAGTCGGAAGGTGGAGGACGACACAGTGATTCTGAGCGACGTCCAGACCGGCTCCAGCGCTGTCTACCAGTGCAACGCCTCCAATGAGTTTGGCTACCTGCTGGCTAATGCTTTTGTCAATGTGCTCG CCGAAGCACCAAGGGTGTTGACTCCCCCCAACAATGTGTACCAGGTCATCACCAACAATCCTGCCTTCCTGGACTGTGCCTCGTTCGGCTCGCCCATACCAGCCATCACATG GTTTAAGGACAGCCAGACCAGTATCCTGAATAGAGACCCATATGTGATCCATAATAACGGTACCTTAGAGATCAACGTAGCCCAGTCCCTGAACAGTGGCAAATACACCTGTATAGCCTCCAACAACCTGGGAACCAGGGAGAACCATGTCTACTtggaggtcaaag AGCCGACGAGGATCCTGGCCCAGCCAGAGTACATGGTGGTCCAGAGGAACAGGAAGGCCGTGTTTGAGTGTAAAGTTAAACACGACCCCACCCTCATCCCCACCATGAACTGGCTCAAAGACAACGGAGAGCTGCCTGACGACGAGAG GTTCTTGGTGGACACTGACAGTCTGACCATCAACGAAGTGACAGAGGAGGACGAGGGAACCTACACCTGTGTCATGAACACCACCCTGGACCAGGACTCAGCTAGCGCCATGCTCACCGTCGTTG AGGCTACTCCAACTCCTGCTATTGTCTACG AGGAACCAGACCCTCCTACAGACCTGGAGctgactgaccagagagagaggagcgtcCAGCTCACCTGGATACCTGGAGACGAACACAACAGCCCTACACAGa AGTTCCTAGTCCAGTATGAGGACCTGCTCCACCAGGCTGGGGTGTGGCACAACCTGACAGAGGAGGAGGGCACCAAGACCACAGCCCACCTGGACCTGTCCCCCTACGCCTACTACTCCTTCAGGGTTCTGGCCGTGAACCATGTGGGCTACAGCCAGCCCAGCCggccctccagacagtacaggaCCAACCCTGCAG CTCCAGATGTGAATCCAACAGATGTCCATGGTGTTGGAACTGAACATAATAACTTAGTAATCTCATGGAAG GAGCTGACAGGCCTCCAGTCCAATGGACCAGGACTACAGTACAAGGTGAACTGGAGACAGAAGGATGTGGAGGAGGACTGGTTGTCTGAGACCGTGGCTAACACCTCCAAGTATGTGGTGTCAGGCACGCCCACTTTCGTACCATACGAGGTCAAAGTTCAGGCGGTGAACGACTACGGAAACGGACCAGCGCCTGAGGCGGTGGTGGGGTACTCTGGAGAGGACG TGCCCATGTCAGCCCCAGAGAGTGTCCAGGTGCTGGTTCAGAACGGGACGCTAGCAGAGGTTCACTGGGAGCCTGTCCTCACCTCCATGGTCAGGGGACGACTCCAGGGCTACAAG GTGTCCTACTGGCGTGAGCGTAGCCTCCACCAGGCAGAGGctcagcaggaggagcagcaggtGTTGCTCTTCAGTGGGAACAGGACTGACGGCAGACTACCAGGCCTCAAACCCTACAGCCTCTATACACTGAACATCAGGGTGGTCAACGGCAAGGGAGAGGGGCCCCCCAGCCCCAACCACAACTTTGAGACCCCAGAGGGAG TCCCTGGTCCACCTTCCTTCTTGCGTATAAAGAACACCGACATGGACTCTCTGACGCTGGAGTGGGGTCCTCCACAGGACAACAATGGTCGCCTCACCGGCTACACACTCAAATACCAGCCAG tcaacagCTCCAATGAGCTTGGTCCCGTTGAGGAGATGATGTTCCCAGCCAATGAGACCACCGTAATCCTGGCCGACCTCAAGTACAGCACCCGCTATAAATTCTACTTCAACGCTAAGACTATCAAGGGCTCCGGCCCAACCATCACAGAGGAGGCTGTCACTATCATGGATGAAG CCTTTATTCAGCAACCcatagtagatgtgttcaaag GCTACACAGAACCCCATCTTCCAATCTCTCCCATCACTCAGTCTCTGCGCCCCCCGTTTCACAAGG TGCGTCCGATAGGCCCGGCGTTCACCAATGTAAACTCCTCtgtggtgggagaggagggagcagTGATAAGTTGGGAATACTTTGGACCAGATAAGAATGTGTATGTGGAGTATATTGTAGAAAACA GTAAAGAAGACTGGACAAAAGAGTGTGTAAACGGCAGTAGTGGGTCTCAGACCCATCTGATAAAGGGCTTAAAGCCGGGGACGTCCTATAGGGTTCGGCTGGTAGTTAAAGATCACTCTGAGGCTACCATACACAGTACAGAGGAGCTAGTGATAACGCTGCCAG caATGAAAAGCGACCAGGTAGACCTAGCCACTCAGGGTTGGTTCATAGGGCTGATGTGTGCCATCGCTCTCCTCATCCTCGTCCTTCTCATCATCTGCTTCATCAAGAGGAACAAGGGAGGGAAatacccag TGAAAGAAAAAGAGGATGCTCATCAAGACCCAGAGATCCAGCCTATGAAGGATGATGATGGGACGTTTGGAGAGTACAG TGACACGGAGGACCACAAGCCACTGAAGGGCAGCCGGACGCCGTCCAACGGAACGGTGAAGAGGGACGACAGTGATGACAGCCTGGTGGACTACGGCGAGGGAGGGGATGGGCAGTTCAACGAGGATGGATCCTTCATCGGCCAGTACAGCGGCAAGAAGGAGAAAGACACGCATGAGGGCAACGAGAGCTCCGAGGCCCCCTCGCCGGTCAACGCTATGAACTCCTTCGTCTAG